A window of Paenibacillus phoenicis genomic DNA:
GATGAGGCATATACATATAGTTAAGTTCATCGGAAAGGGGTGGCTCCATGAGATTTACGGTGCAATATATCCCTCTTAACAAGCTTAGACCCGGCATCTCTGTTCAACTTACCCAGCGAATCAAGTCGCTTCGAAAGGCCGCGCAGGATTGCATGCATCTGATGGTTGTCCGCAAAAGCCGGAAGCACGGAGGATACATCATCGTTAGCGGAAATCACCATTACGAATTTTTGAGAAAGCATACGAAAAATACAGTGGCTCCATGCTTGGTGGACCAAGGTAAAACCTCCGAGCGCGTAGAATCGTTGATCCATTATTTTCGCAAACCCAATTTGCCCTATGAAGTCTGCGTGTTCAACGGGATCGGACATCCGCGAGCAGCTGGTCCATCATCCGTAAATTTTTGCGACAAGAGCCTCGGTTCAAGCAATTATCCCGTACACAGCAGCTGAAGGTACTTCGGCTTGCAATCCAATACCGGAAAACGACCATCCAATCGATGAAAGCCAAGGTCGACGGTTACCTTCGAACCAAGAAAACTGGATAAACCTACCGTGGTGTGCACAGCTAACAAATCGTGTCGTGATTGCGATCCCGAAAGAGGATTTAGTATAATGTTCGTATTCTTTTTAATTCCAAATTTATCTAATCTTTGAAAAGGCAGGTGTATGCCATGAAATTTAGCGAATACCGATATGAACGGCCCGATGTCCAAGCTTTCCAACAGAGATTTAAGGAGCTTCTTCAGGCATTTACAAGTGCGGATTCTTATGAAGAGCAAGTCCGGATCATGCGGGAAATCAATCAACTTAGAAGCGGCTTCGATACAATGCAGGAGATCGCCAGCGTCCGGCATACGATCAATACAAACGACGAGTTTTATAAAGCGGAACAGGACTTCTATGATGAAGTGGGCCCGGTTGTGCAGGAATCGATTACAGACTACTACCGGGCTTTAGTTCATTCGAAATTCCGCGGCCAGCTGGAGAAAAAATGGGGACATCAGCTGTTCCGGCTTGCCGAGCTGTCGTTAAAGACGTTTAGCCCGGACGTCATCGAGGATCTGCAGCGGGAAAACAAACTGACCACGGAATACGCCAAGCTGATCGCCTCCGCAAAAATTCCGTTTGAAGGCGAGGACCACAACTTGTCCCAGCTCATACCGTTCCAGCAATCGACGGATCGGGGGGTTCGCAAGCGTGCGGCCGAAGCGGCGTACGGTTTTTTGGCCGAGCATGAAGATGAGCTTGACCGGATCTATGACGAGTTGGTCCAAGTGCGGACCAAGATCGCCAAGAAGCTTGGATTCCGCAACTTCGTGGAGCTCGGTTATGCCCGCCTGTCGCGGACGGATTACGATGCCGAGAAGGTAGCGAACTTCCGAAGCCAGGTTCTCAAGCATATTGTGCCTGTGACCACGAAGCTGAAGGAGCGGCAAAAGCAGCGGATCGGCGTGGACCAGCTGCTGTACTATGATGAGAGCTTTGCTTTCAAATCCGGAAACGCGGTACCGAAAGGCGATTCCGACTGGGTTGTGAAGAACGGGGCGAAGATGTATCGCGAGCTGTCTCGGGAAACGAATGAATTCTTCACCTTCATGACGGAAAATGGATTGATGGATCTCGTGTCCAAACAAGGTAAACAGGCTGGCGGGTACTGTACCTTTATCAGCGATTACAAGGCGCCGTTTATTTTCTCAAATTTCAACGGGACGTCCGGCGATATCGATGTGCTGACACATGAAGCAGGGCATGCATTTCAAATGTATGAAAGCCGGGGCTACGAGGTGCCGGAGTATCAATTCCCGACGCTGGAAGCCTGTGAAATTCATTCGATGAGCATGGAATTTTTCACCTGGCCTTGGATGGATTTGTTCTTTGAAGAACAGGCCGATAAATACCGCTTTGATCACTTAGCTAGTGCAGTCATCTTCATTCCTTACGGCGTGGCGGTGGATGAATTCCAGCATTACGTCTATGAGCATCCGGAGGCGACGCCGGCGGAACGCAAGCAAGCTTGGCGGGAGATTGAACGCAAGTACGTGCCTTACCGGAACTATGCGGATAACGCCTATTTGGAACGGGGCGGATACTGGCACAAACAGGGGCATATCTTCAATTCGCCGTTTTATTATATCGATTATACCTTGGCACAGATTTGCGCGTTTCAGTTCTGGAAGAAGATGCATGAAGACCGCGAAGCGGCGTGGGCCGACTACTTGCGCTTATGCCAGCAAGGCGGCAGCCAATCCTTCACGGAGCTGGTCCAAACGTCCGGCTTGATTTCACCGTTTGAAGACGGCTGCGTCACTTCGGTGATCGGAAGCATCGAAGCGTGGCTGGACGGGGTGGACGACACCGTACTCTAAAGCGCAACCGAATTAGACGTTTGCAAGAGATTTGAATTGCGGACGTCTTTTTCTTTGAGAGATAATAAAGAGGATCAGACTTCATCGCATGGAGGAATGAACGATGGATTATGTGAAGCTAGGGAATACCGGATTGGACGTCTCGCGAATTTGCCTCGGCTGCATGAGCTTTGGCGAAGTGGTACCAGGATGGCATTCCTGGGTGCTGAATGAGGATAAGGCCCGCCCAATCATTCAAAGAGCGCTTGAGCTGGGCATCAACTTCTTTGATACAGCCAACGTCTATGCAGCCGGGACCAGCGAAGCGATCACGGGACGAATTCTTAAAGAGATCGCGAACCGGGACGAAATCGTGCTTGCAACCAAGGTGTGGGGACGCATGCATCCCGGTCCCAACGGAGCCGGATTATCGCGGAAAGCGATATTGAGCGAAATTGACAAGAGCCTGAAGCGGCTGGGGACCGATTACGTGGACCTTTATATCATCCATCGTTGGGATTACAACACGCCTATCGAGGAAACGATGGAGGCGCTGCACGACGTGGTGAAAGCGGGGAAAGCCCGGTATATCGGTGCTTCTGCAATGTACGCCTGGCAATTCCAGAAGGCCCAGTATGTCGCTGAGAAGAACGGATGGACCCGGTTTGTTTCCATGCAAAACCACTACAACTTGATTTATCGGGAAGAGGAGAGGGAGATGCTGCCGCTCTGCAAAGACCAAAACCTCGCCGTAACGCCTTATAGTCCGCTCGCTTCCGGCCGCTTGATTCGCGATGCATCGGTCACCACCCATCGCTCGGAAACCGATGCGATTCAAAAATCCAAGTACGATCCCACCGCAGCGGCGGATCGTTTTATTATTGAGCGTGTGGCAGAAGTGGCGGAGAAACGCGGTGTTCCTCGCGTACATATCGCGCTGGCTTGGCTGTTGCAGAAGGAACAGGTCGCAGCACCCATCGTGGGCGCTACAAAACTATCGCATCTGGAAGATGCAGTTGGGGCGTTATCGGTCAAACTCAGCGCGGAGGAAATGGCCTATCTTGAAGAACCATACGTACCGCATCCGGTTGTAGGGGCGGAGTGAGGGTTAACTCGTCTGATCATTTAGTTTACGCAAGCGATACGCGTTCGGAAAACACCTTCGTGTCATACCCGTAGACATGGGCCAATTCGAACAGAAACTTCATTTTAATCGCAATGAATGCCGGAAAATCCACCGCATTCAGCACAAGACCGCCAGCTCCGGTTCCTGCGCCTTCGGCAACCGCGATTTTTTGATAAAGGCGAAGCAGTTTGTTCGCTTCTTGAGTGTTTGCCAGATTTGCTCATCTGTTTTGGCTGCCGGGCTTATCCTTTCTCCTTTTGCAGGAGGCATCTTGCCGGTGACATCAAAATAGAGATAAAAAAAGTGTGAACAAATCTTAAGAAATGAAAGAAAGAGATAATTTATTTTTTCCCTCTGTCGATATAATTCATATAATAAATATTTTGTGGAGAGGGAATTAAGTAAAATGGCAGAGCACAAGGGACAAGACAATGAAATCACGTCAAAGGATAAATATTCCACAACCCTAGAAATCACCTCATTATCTGGGGAGCGAACCTTCCGACAGATCTCCTTCTTTAAAGAAGTCGGACAAGCTCCAAATATGGGAGACTTTATCCAACTCATTAAAACAGAGCTTGGGGAAGAAGTCGAAATCGAAACTTTACAACCCTATTGGGTGTTTAAAACCGTTCTCGGGCATCCCACGAATATCAAGAATATTCGAGTCGTAAGAACGATGAAGGATAACACTTTTCAAAAGGTGACTTTGCTTTGAGATAATGTGATGATTTATAACCCGTGCGTGCACGGGTTATTTTGTTTTTATAGCCCAAAAACAAGAGCCCTTAAAAATGAGGAGTCAAACATAAGAAATCGAAAGTATCGGTATAATTCAGGCACTTTTATAATGAAATTGGAAGCCGAAGGTGAGAAGTTCATGAACTCTATTTTGCAACCGATTACAGCACGCCTGCGCAACCTGCGCCTGGTCCACAAATTGTTTATCGGCTATATCCTGCTGATCTGTATTCCGTTTGCCGTATTTGGATTGATCTTTTATAGACAAATGTACAATAATCAGCTGGATCACTTGAAAAGCGGCAAATCACAGATGTTAGAGCAGGCATACCGAAATTTGGAGGTTGATCTGACGAAAATCGAAGCGATGTATGCTCTTTTTCAAAACAACACCAGCCTGACGGAGTATTTGGGAGGATTCAGCGCAACCGATTGGGCGGAGGCGTACAGGTACAAGCGGGAGATCAGTCCCACCTTTTCCTTTGCCTACATTTCCAATCAGCTTATCGACAAAATCACCATGTATAAAGCGAATCCGGATCTTCCGATTCTATCCCCTGAAGTTCAGGATATCGCCAGATTTATGGATTCACCGCAGGCTGC
This region includes:
- a CDS encoding M3 family oligoendopeptidase, yielding MKFSEYRYERPDVQAFQQRFKELLQAFTSADSYEEQVRIMREINQLRSGFDTMQEIASVRHTINTNDEFYKAEQDFYDEVGPVVQESITDYYRALVHSKFRGQLEKKWGHQLFRLAELSLKTFSPDVIEDLQRENKLTTEYAKLIASAKIPFEGEDHNLSQLIPFQQSTDRGVRKRAAEAAYGFLAEHEDELDRIYDELVQVRTKIAKKLGFRNFVELGYARLSRTDYDAEKVANFRSQVLKHIVPVTTKLKERQKQRIGVDQLLYYDESFAFKSGNAVPKGDSDWVVKNGAKMYRELSRETNEFFTFMTENGLMDLVSKQGKQAGGYCTFISDYKAPFIFSNFNGTSGDIDVLTHEAGHAFQMYESRGYEVPEYQFPTLEACEIHSMSMEFFTWPWMDLFFEEQADKYRFDHLASAVIFIPYGVAVDEFQHYVYEHPEATPAERKQAWREIERKYVPYRNYADNAYLERGGYWHKQGHIFNSPFYYIDYTLAQICAFQFWKKMHEDREAAWADYLRLCQQGGSQSFTELVQTSGLISPFEDGCVTSVIGSIEAWLDGVDDTVL
- a CDS encoding aldo/keto reductase, with the translated sequence MDYVKLGNTGLDVSRICLGCMSFGEVVPGWHSWVLNEDKARPIIQRALELGINFFDTANVYAAGTSEAITGRILKEIANRDEIVLATKVWGRMHPGPNGAGLSRKAILSEIDKSLKRLGTDYVDLYIIHRWDYNTPIEETMEALHDVVKAGKARYIGASAMYAWQFQKAQYVAEKNGWTRFVSMQNHYNLIYREEEREMLPLCKDQNLAVTPYSPLASGRLIRDASVTTHRSETDAIQKSKYDPTAAADRFIIERVAEVAEKRGVPRVHIALAWLLQKEQVAAPIVGATKLSHLEDAVGALSVKLSAEEMAYLEEPYVPHPVVGAE